The genomic stretch TGTGACCATCGTCGTAGGTGCCGGGTTCGTCGCGGCGAGGCGATGGGGGCCGGGGGCGCCGGCCACGACAGGGCGGTCGGCCAGGAGGGGAGCGGCGGCCAGGAGGGGAGCGCCGCCGCCCACGACGGGGGCGCCGGCCGGCACAGGAGGGCTTTCGGATCGACGGACGCGAATCGACGTCGTGGGGCCGGTCCTGGGGATCGCCGGCGCGCTCGCTGTGATAGTCGGGCTCGACGCCCCGGACGTGCTGGCCAACAGTGCCTCGGTCGGCCAGGTCTACACACCGCTCGCCGGCGGCCAATGGTCCCCGTTCACCACCCCGATCGTCCTCGCCGGATTCGGCCTACTGGCTGCCTTCGCCGCATGGGAAGCGGTCGCACCGTGGAAGGTGAGACCCCTCTTCCACCTCGCGAAAGCTCCGGGCGCCTTCCGCCAGGCGGACATACCCGGCGCGACGCTCGCAGCCGGCGTGCTGGCGTGCATCGTCGTGGTGTTCTCGACCGCCGACGCCAGCAAGCAGGTGCTCGCTTCGAGCGCGCCGATCGTCGCCCCGCTCGCCGTAGTCCTGGCGGTCGCGTTCGTGGTGCGCGAACGCACGGCGAAGGTGCCGCTGGTCCGCTTCGGGCGGCTCGCGGCCGCGCCGGCGTGGGGTTCGCTGCTCGTCAACCTCGCTCTCGGCGGTGGCCTGATGGCAGCGCTCATCGACGTCCCGCTCTTCGCCAGAGCCACGGTCGACCCCAAGTCCGAGGTCGCGGCGGCTCTCGTGTTGGTCCGCTTCCTGGTCGCCGTGCCGATCGGAGCTCTCGCGGGCGGCTTCCTGTGCCGGACCCGAGCCCTCGCGCCCTACGTCGCGGGGTTCGGGATGGCGGTGGCGACCGGATCCTTCGTGCTGATGACCACGTGGTCCGCCACCGCCTTGGGCGGGGGGCCGCGTGGCAGCGATGCCGAGTTGGTGGCTTGCGGGCTCGGTTTCGGTCTGGCGATAGCGCCGGTCAACGTGGCGATCCTCGGCGCCGTCGACTCGGGAGTCCACGCGTTGGCGAGCGCGCTCGCGGTGGTCGCCCGGACGATCGGGATGCTCGCCGGGCTGTCGGCTCTCACGGCGGTCGCGCTACACCGCTTCTACCATGCTCAGGCGAAGATCGGATCGCCGATCGCGCTGTGCCCCTCCCATCCCACCTCATGCCCCGCCTACGACCACGCGACCACCCAGGCGGTCATCACGGAGCTGCACACGATCTTCGCCGGCGCCGCTGCGTGCACCGGCGTCGCTTGTCTACTGGCGCTCCTGCTGCTCCGGTCGAGTCACGCTTCCACGGAACGGTTCGCGGTCCGCAGGCCGGAGAGCTGAGCCGCTCGCTGGAAGACCGAGTCGAGCATCGGCGCCGTCAACTTCCCGGTGAAAGTGTTCTGCTGGCTGGGGTGATAGGAGCAGAGGATCGCCGGGATCCTCTCGCCGGCGGGGATCACGACCCCGTGCCCGAACGCCGGGCGGGGTGACAGCTCG from Acidimicrobiales bacterium encodes the following:
- a CDS encoding MFS transporter codes for the protein MTTGISEVGEAGGAADQAAGRRDRWRLGLAAFAVLLAAADTYVVVVALPSIMAGVGIGLDRLQRATPIISGFLLGYTAVLPLIGRLADVAGTDPVFAGCLTAFAGGSVITATAHSLPVVVLGRALQGIGGGGLVPVTLAIVASRWAPDARGLPLGVVGALQELGSVLGPLYGAGIVAVASWRAIFWINVPVTIVVGAGFVAARRWGPGAPATTGRSARRGAAARRGAPPPTTGAPAGTGGLSDRRTRIDVVGPVLGIAGALAVIVGLDAPDVLANSASVGQVYTPLAGGQWSPFTTPIVLAGFGLLAAFAAWEAVAPWKVRPLFHLAKAPGAFRQADIPGATLAAGVLACIVVVFSTADASKQVLASSAPIVAPLAVVLAVAFVVRERTAKVPLVRFGRLAAAPAWGSLLVNLALGGGLMAALIDVPLFARATVDPKSEVAAALVLVRFLVAVPIGALAGGFLCRTRALAPYVAGFGMAVATGSFVLMTTWSATALGGGPRGSDAELVACGLGFGLAIAPVNVAILGAVDSGVHALASALAVVARTIGMLAGLSALTAVALHRFYHAQAKIGSPIALCPSHPTSCPAYDHATTQAVITELHTIFAGAAACTGVACLLALLLLRSSHASTERFAVRRPES